Proteins found in one Carboxydothermus pertinax genomic segment:
- a CDS encoding DUF6431 domain-containing protein yields the protein MIFYDFGLSVREYARRGKKNDFPEVDICPHCKGHIRLLRHGFYFRYAITNNNPFFIPICRLKCPSCGKTVSIIPSFLLPYFQHSVATILIKL from the coding sequence ATGATTTTTTATGATTTTGGCTTATCTGTTCGAGAATATGCCCGTCGGGGCAAAAAGAATGATTTTCCCGAGGTTGACATTTGCCCGCATTGTAAAGGGCATATTAGGCTGTTACGGCACGGGTTTTATTTTAGATATGCAATCACTAATAATAACCCTTTTTTCATCCCTATCTGCCGTTTGAAATGTCCTTCCTGTGGTAAAACCGTCTCAATAATCCCTTCTTTCTTACTTCCGTATTTTCAGCATTCTGTAGCTACTATTTTGATAAAACTTA
- a CDS encoding ATP-binding cassette domain-containing protein, which yields MAAIEVTGLTKRFKEVEAVKGVDLTVYEGEVFGFLGPNGAGKTTTISMLCTILKPDGGKGHVAGFDLWREKDKVRQNIGLVFQDPTLDRNLTAYENLWFHALIYNIPTRERRERIEMVLKMVELYERKDSLVQTFSGGMKRRLEIARGLLHHPKILFLDEPTIGLDPQTRAHIWDYIHKIRKEKGITIFLTTHYMDEAENCDRIAVIDQGRIIALDTPQNLKKMVGNNIVYINSMEASGIIIFIKEKFNLEAKLIKNQVVVEVTDAETFIPQLLKELPYPVTSVSLKKPTLDDVFLKLTGRELRDEVITNGKAPAFHRRRRWQ from the coding sequence ATGGCGGCTATAGAAGTTACCGGCCTTACCAAGCGTTTTAAAGAGGTTGAAGCGGTAAAGGGGGTAGACCTTACCGTTTATGAAGGTGAGGTCTTTGGTTTTTTAGGACCCAATGGGGCGGGAAAAACTACTACGATTTCCATGCTTTGTACGATTTTAAAGCCCGACGGAGGCAAGGGGCATGTAGCGGGCTTTGATTTATGGCGGGAAAAGGATAAAGTGCGGCAGAATATTGGCCTAGTGTTTCAGGATCCTACGCTGGACCGAAACTTAACGGCTTACGAAAACCTCTGGTTTCACGCGTTAATTTATAATATCCCTACCCGAGAGCGCCGGGAGCGAATTGAAATGGTGCTTAAAATGGTGGAGCTATATGAAAGAAAAGATAGCTTAGTTCAGACCTTTTCCGGGGGGATGAAGCGGCGGCTGGAAATTGCCCGGGGGCTTTTACACCATCCAAAAATTCTTTTTCTTGACGAGCCTACTATTGGCCTTGACCCTCAAACTCGGGCCCATATCTGGGATTATATTCATAAAATCCGTAAAGAAAAGGGCATTACAATTTTTCTTACCACCCATTACATGGATGAAGCGGAAAACTGTGACCGTATTGCGGTAATTGACCAGGGGAGGATAATTGCTTTAGATACGCCCCAGAATTTAAAGAAAATGGTGGGCAACAATATTGTTTACATAAATTCCATGGAAGCGTCGGGGATTATTATCTTTATCAAAGAAAAGTTTAACTTGGAGGCCAAGCTTATAAAAAATCAGGTAGTGGTGGAAGTTACCGATGCCGAAACTTTTATTCCGCAATTATTAAAGGAACTGCCGTATCCAGTTACTTCTGTTTCTTTAAAGAAGCCTACTTTAGACGATGTTTTCCTTAAGCTTACCGGACGGGAACTTAGAGATGAGGTTATAACCAATGGTAAAGCCCCGGCCTTTCATCGGCGCAGGAGGTGGCAGTAA
- a CDS encoding ABC transporter permease — protein sequence MAALWAIFYRELIRYFREKVRIITSVVQPAIWLFVMGGGMSAAFTGPDGVNYRTFIFPGIVGMTVLFSAVFSSISIVWDREFGFLKEVLVSPASRESIVLGKALGGATTSVIQGTIILIFAPAVGINLTFSMVVKAFFTMYFIALTMAALGIVIAARMQSMQGFQFISNFIVMPLFFLSGAIYPLKGVPNWLSALASIDPLAYGIDLLKHVFLPYHEYSLITDVLVMTVFLIMFLFLGIILFKKDG from the coding sequence ATGGCAGCTCTTTGGGCTATTTTTTATCGGGAACTTATCCGTTATTTCCGGGAAAAGGTACGGATAATTACTTCCGTAGTGCAGCCAGCTATTTGGCTTTTTGTGATGGGCGGTGGCATGAGTGCAGCTTTTACGGGGCCTGATGGAGTTAACTACCGTACTTTTATTTTTCCAGGAATTGTGGGTATGACCGTATTGTTTTCGGCGGTATTTTCGTCAATTTCCATTGTTTGGGACCGGGAGTTTGGCTTTTTAAAAGAGGTCTTGGTATCTCCCGCTTCCCGGGAGAGTATCGTTTTAGGTAAAGCTTTAGGTGGGGCTACTACTTCGGTTATCCAGGGCACGATTATTTTAATTTTTGCTCCAGCGGTAGGGATAAATCTTACTTTTTCCATGGTCGTAAAAGCCTTTTTTACTATGTATTTTATTGCCCTTACCATGGCGGCCCTGGGAATTGTCATAGCTGCCCGGATGCAGTCAATGCAGGGGTTTCAATTTATCTCGAACTTTATCGTAATGCCTTTATTTTTCTTAAGTGGAGCGATTTATCCTTTAAAAGGGGTTCCAAATTGGCTCTCAGCTTTGGCTTCTATTGATCCTTTGGCCTACGGGATTGACCTTTTAAAGCATGTGTTTCTTCCCTATCATGAATACTCTCTTATTACCGATGTTTTAGTGATGACTGTTTTTTTGATAATGTTTTTATTCTTGGGAATAATACTTTTTAAAAAAGACGGTTAA
- a CDS encoding TIGR01212 family radical SAM protein (This family includes YhcC from E. coli K-12, an uncharacterized radical SAM protein.): protein MERYYSYTRYLKEKFGGKVYKIPVNIPHTCPNRDGTVGIGGCTFCEDSPGGFVCLPDAVAISQKVEELKKYFRDKFKAEKFIVYFQAYTNTYHPLTVFQDYILAAVENSDIVGLSVSTRPDAVNDNYLKVLTEVKNKKNIEVDVELGLQTVNYKNLIAINRGHTLAEFIDAALRIKKIWLKCYDSLNFKLAR from the coding sequence ATGGAAAGGTATTATTCCTATACCCGGTATTTAAAGGAGAAATTTGGCGGTAAGGTTTATAAAATCCCGGTAAATATCCCCCACACCTGCCCTAACCGGGACGGAACGGTAGGAATCGGGGGCTGTACTTTTTGTGAAGATTCTCCCGGAGGGTTTGTTTGCTTACCTGATGCTGTGGCGATTTCCCAAAAAGTAGAAGAGTTGAAAAAATATTTTCGGGATAAATTTAAAGCAGAAAAATTTATCGTCTATTTTCAGGCCTATACCAATACCTATCACCCGCTTACGGTTTTTCAGGATTATATCCTTGCGGCAGTGGAGAACAGCGATATAGTCGGCCTTTCCGTTTCTACCCGGCCCGATGCGGTAAACGATAACTACTTGAAGGTGCTGACGGAGGTAAAAAATAAAAAAAATATTGAAGTAGATGTTGAACTTGGTTTGCAGACGGTTAACTATAAAAACTTAATTGCAATAAACCGGGGCCATACCTTAGCCGAATTTATTGACGCGGCATTACGCATAAAAAAAATTTGGCTTAAATGTTACGACTCACTTAATTTTAAACTTGCCAGGTGA
- the ltaE gene encoding low-specificity L-threonine aldolase, producing the protein MDRYIDLRSDTVTTPTLKMREAMYAAEVGDDVYGDDPTVRELEEFAAYRIGKEAALFVPSGTMGNQLAIMTHTQRGDEVILGEDCHIFKYEVGAPAVLSGVQLRGLKTNAGMMDLEEVKAAIRPNDIHMPRTSLICLENAYSSGEVVSTTYMEKIRELARRHGLKIHLDGARIFNAAIYLGVDAREIASFSDSVMFCLSKGLAAPVGSILAGSREFIEKARKNRKLLGGGMRQAGILAAAGLVALKEMTGRLREDHENARYLAQKLIDLGFEVDLKKVQINMVWAKAKPNLNFENLPAKLLQAGIKINPPANGFFRFVTHKDVTGNDIDKFITILSKTVQAGER; encoded by the coding sequence ATGGATAGGTATATTGATTTGCGCAGTGATACGGTAACCACTCCTACGCTCAAAATGCGAGAAGCTATGTATGCGGCGGAAGTGGGGGATGATGTTTATGGCGATGACCCAACGGTCCGGGAACTAGAAGAGTTTGCCGCTTATAGAATCGGCAAGGAAGCTGCCCTTTTTGTTCCCAGCGGTACTATGGGAAATCAACTGGCGATTATGACCCATACCCAGCGGGGGGACGAAGTGATTCTGGGGGAAGATTGCCATATTTTTAAATATGAAGTAGGGGCACCGGCGGTATTATCCGGGGTGCAGCTTCGGGGACTTAAAACAAATGCTGGCATGATGGACTTAGAGGAAGTAAAAGCGGCCATAAGACCCAACGATATCCACATGCCGAGAACTTCCCTTATTTGCCTGGAGAATGCTTACAGTAGCGGGGAAGTGGTTTCCACTACTTATATGGAAAAAATCCGGGAATTGGCCAGAAGGCACGGTTTAAAAATTCATTTAGACGGGGCAAGAATTTTTAATGCTGCAATTTATCTCGGGGTAGATGCCCGGGAAATAGCAAGCTTTTCTGACTCGGTCATGTTCTGCCTTTCCAAAGGGCTCGCAGCACCGGTTGGTTCTATCCTGGCTGGAAGCCGGGAATTTATTGAAAAAGCCCGGAAAAACCGAAAACTCCTGGGAGGTGGTATGCGGCAAGCGGGGATATTAGCGGCAGCAGGGTTAGTAGCTCTCAAGGAGATGACCGGGAGATTACGGGAAGATCATGAAAATGCCCGGTATCTTGCCCAAAAGTTAATTGACCTTGGCTTTGAAGTGGATTTAAAAAAGGTGCAGATTAACATGGTGTGGGCTAAAGCTAAGCCTAATCTTAATTTTGAAAACTTACCGGCTAAACTGCTCCAAGCAGGGATTAAAATCAACCCTCCAGCAAACGGCTTCTTTCGCTTTGTGACCCATAAAGATGTTACCGGGAATGATATTGATAAATTTATAACAATTTTATCTAAAACTGTGCAGGCAGGGGAACGGTAA
- a CDS encoding HD-GYP domain-containing protein: MRFSEFAGNVSFDVKKEISEKLNANLITENLEWIIRLDQPKILKQEEIISNFPELKLIEALQVIPVLVEENTQNILIIGYIKDLNPHFVALNVNELKNFLYIEQFYNLIFEIIIMFNKILEEKEPLVRGHMERVVEYADLIAGEIGLDESERLILQIAAAVHDIGKIMVPDIVLQHIGKYSEEMKRKMQKHSEFGYELLKNFPLFGEVAEVILYHHERFDGKGYPKGLSGEEIPLYSRILAIADSFEAMISERVYKVSMGYDEALEELVNNKGKQFDPYLVEAFISGFRKTRLLNPLKYKTPDLPKLFSKVILAAGNQYFDGRVSYKAEKSNKLYIKLYYPLTLDIKKVYDMPLSLYFQDKGMSSHVRGHLQFYNVYNQTVVFDILETPEFVVPEQFVSLPVSRGGLLVIGSNKVQILIIELGGNGLRFVVDKNKLKENGIVLKLNTQVTVLFSLNVEEEEQYFGFNGIIIETPKTAISETYLVKFEEVEEKQRDRLISTLLKYQISLRRRGLL; the protein is encoded by the coding sequence GTGCGGTTCAGTGAATTCGCTGGAAATGTTTCTTTTGATGTAAAAAAGGAGATTAGTGAAAAATTAAATGCTAACTTAATTACCGAAAACCTCGAGTGGATTATAAGATTAGATCAACCCAAAATATTAAAACAAGAAGAAATAATAAGTAATTTTCCCGAATTAAAACTAATTGAAGCATTGCAAGTTATACCAGTTTTAGTTGAAGAAAATACGCAAAACATACTAATTATTGGATACATTAAAGATCTAAATCCTCACTTTGTTGCTCTTAACGTAAACGAACTTAAAAATTTTTTGTATATTGAACAATTTTATAACTTAATCTTTGAAATAATTATTATGTTTAACAAAATATTAGAGGAAAAAGAGCCATTGGTTCGCGGACATATGGAAAGGGTAGTAGAGTATGCTGATCTTATTGCCGGTGAAATTGGACTGGATGAAAGCGAACGGTTAATTTTACAAATTGCCGCAGCAGTACATGATATCGGGAAAATAATGGTTCCAGATATTGTCTTGCAACACATTGGTAAGTATAGTGAAGAAATGAAAAGAAAAATGCAAAAGCATTCAGAATTTGGTTATGAACTTTTAAAAAACTTCCCGCTTTTTGGTGAAGTTGCTGAAGTGATTTTATACCATCACGAACGTTTTGACGGTAAAGGATATCCGAAAGGATTAAGTGGAGAGGAAATTCCCCTTTATTCACGAATATTAGCAATTGCTGATAGTTTTGAGGCTATGATCAGTGAGCGGGTTTATAAAGTTTCTATGGGTTATGATGAAGCTTTAGAGGAACTGGTAAATAATAAAGGAAAGCAGTTTGATCCTTATTTAGTAGAAGCTTTTATTTCCGGTTTCAGGAAAACTAGGCTTTTAAATCCTCTTAAATATAAAACTCCCGATTTACCTAAGTTATTCAGTAAAGTAATTTTAGCGGCAGGAAATCAATATTTTGATGGTAGGGTTTCGTACAAAGCTGAAAAATCAAATAAGTTATATATTAAACTTTATTACCCGTTAACTTTAGATATTAAAAAAGTTTATGATATGCCTCTTTCTTTGTACTTTCAGGATAAAGGAATGTCTTCGCATGTGCGGGGACATTTGCAATTTTATAATGTATATAATCAAACGGTGGTTTTTGATATTCTGGAAACTCCAGAATTTGTAGTTCCAGAACAGTTTGTCTCATTGCCTGTTTCCCGGGGAGGTCTTTTAGTAATAGGAAGTAATAAAGTGCAAATACTAATAATTGAACTTGGAGGCAATGGCTTAAGATTTGTAGTTGATAAAAATAAGTTAAAAGAAAATGGGATCGTTTTGAAACTAAATACCCAAGTAACAGTTTTATTTAGTTTAAATGTTGAGGAGGAAGAACAATATTTTGGCTTTAATGGTATAATCATAGAAACTCCTAAGACTGCTATCAGTGAGACTTATCTTGTAAAATTTGAAGAGGTGGAAGAAAAACAAAGGGATAGGCTTATAAGCACATTACTTAAATACCAAATTAGCTTACGTCGGCGTGGTTTGCTATAA
- the trxB gene encoding thioredoxin-disulfide reductase — protein METRELVIIGGGPAGLAAAIYGARAALNPLILERGVPGGQAATTEWIENYPGFEDGIGGFELMVHMQRQAEKFGAEFKNADVMSIKKENGIFNLATTIGDINAKTIIVATGAEPKELNVPGEKEFRGRGVSYCATCDGNFFRGKTVAVVGGGDSALEEAIYLTKLVEKVYLIHRREGFRAAKVIQERAKANPKIEFVLNTVVEEIAGERKVEKVVVKNVKTGEKSEIPIDGVFIYVGLKPNTAFLEGLLELENGYIKTDDKMATAIPGLFAAGDVRVKDLRQVVTAVADGAQAAVSAEKYLEENK, from the coding sequence ATGGAAACAAGAGAACTGGTGATTATCGGCGGAGGCCCGGCGGGGCTAGCTGCGGCAATATATGGAGCGAGGGCTGCCCTAAATCCTCTAATCTTAGAACGGGGTGTTCCCGGGGGACAGGCCGCTACTACCGAATGGATTGAAAATTATCCGGGTTTTGAGGACGGTATTGGCGGTTTTGAGCTGATGGTCCACATGCAACGGCAAGCCGAAAAATTTGGTGCTGAATTTAAAAATGCCGATGTGATGAGTATTAAAAAAGAAAATGGGATTTTTAACCTAGCTACTACTATTGGCGATATTAATGCCAAAACGATTATCGTCGCTACCGGCGCCGAGCCTAAAGAATTAAATGTTCCCGGGGAAAAAGAGTTTCGCGGCCGGGGTGTTTCCTACTGTGCTACCTGTGATGGTAATTTCTTCAGGGGAAAAACGGTAGCAGTAGTCGGTGGCGGGGATTCGGCCTTAGAAGAGGCAATTTATCTTACAAAATTGGTGGAAAAAGTTTACCTTATTCACCGGCGCGAAGGTTTTCGAGCGGCGAAGGTTATTCAGGAAAGAGCCAAAGCCAATCCCAAGATAGAATTTGTTTTAAATACAGTAGTGGAAGAAATTGCCGGGGAAAGAAAAGTTGAAAAAGTTGTGGTGAAAAATGTAAAGACCGGTGAAAAATCTGAAATCCCAATAGACGGAGTATTTATTTATGTGGGTTTAAAACCCAATACCGCCTTTTTAGAAGGCCTTTTAGAATTAGAAAACGGTTATATTAAAACCGATGATAAAATGGCTACCGCCATTCCCGGGCTTTTTGCTGCCGGGGATGTCCGGGTAAAAGACCTGCGCCAGGTGGTGACTGCGGTAGCGGACGGTGCCCAGGCGGCAGTTTCGGCAGAAAAGTATCTGGAGGAAAATAAGTAG
- a CDS encoding secondary thiamine-phosphate synthase enzyme YjbQ, translating into MEVVRLKSSKKIELIEITAKVFEFTRNYPEAKAVLIYVPHTTAGVLINENADPDVKRDLEAYLEQAVPKLPFRHLEGNSPAHVLSSLIGVSLSIPLEKGKPVLGTWQGIYFAEFDGPRERKVYLTVL; encoded by the coding sequence ATGGAAGTAGTAAGGCTTAAAAGCTCTAAAAAAATTGAGTTAATTGAGATTACTGCAAAAGTTTTCGAGTTTACTAGAAATTATCCCGAAGCAAAAGCAGTGTTAATTTATGTTCCCCACACTACAGCCGGGGTATTAATTAATGAAAATGCGGACCCGGACGTCAAAAGGGATTTAGAAGCTTATCTGGAGCAAGCGGTACCCAAACTTCCTTTTAGGCATTTAGAAGGTAATTCTCCAGCGCATGTACTCTCATCTTTAATTGGGGTGTCGCTTTCAATTCCGCTGGAAAAAGGTAAACCAGTTCTTGGAACCTGGCAGGGGATTTACTTTGCCGAGTTTGATGGTCCCCGGGAGCGAAAAGTTTATCTAACCGTACTCTAA
- a CDS encoding helix-turn-helix domain-containing protein translates to MQDDRIIIKYNKRKPEMTFYEQYQRYLETPILDLKSQLTATEYRLFFLLWQNRGQIVTKEIILERIFQDPVGVSEESLKWHLKNLRRKLKMLGLGDIIHCHKGLGYQIKKEVNLNFPFL, encoded by the coding sequence TTGCAGGACGACAGAATTATTATCAAGTATAATAAACGAAAGCCAGAGATGACTTTTTACGAACAGTACCAGCGTTATTTGGAAACTCCAATCCTTGATTTAAAAAGCCAATTAACTGCTACCGAATATCGCCTGTTTTTTTTGCTCTGGCAAAATCGTGGCCAGATAGTCACCAAAGAAATTATTCTGGAAAGGATTTTTCAAGACCCCGTGGGAGTTAGTGAAGAAAGCTTAAAATGGCATTTAAAAAATTTAAGAAGGAAGCTAAAAATGCTGGGTTTGGGAGATATTATTCACTGCCATAAAGGTTTGGGGTATCAAATAAAGAAAGAGGTGAATTTAAACTTTCCTTTCCTCTAA
- the sucC gene encoding ADP-forming succinate--CoA ligase subunit beta, with protein MKLFEYQVKKILGKFGVNVPQGEVFLTLDQARNFIERMGEGVVKAQVLTGGRGKAGGVKLFTTPAEGISLAQNIFNMTIKGEKVKAILIEEKIPIEQELYLSLFVDGRIKKPVLIASQAGGVDIEEVLEEQILKLPIDPLIGLRNYHANITAQKLGLAGDLAEQLTALLKKMYEIFQAYEAELLEINPLVVSRGKLIAADGKMTVDDDARFRWPSDLPFNEEKTLLEKRAEEIGVSYVELDGDIAVMANGAGITMATLDLIAYFGGRPKNFMDAGGGANAEQMAKALDLLLSTNPKAILINIFGGITRCDEVAKAYLTVKNEREISVPVVIRLVGTNEEIGVSMLKEAGVESFSSLREAVIKAVELSRVGRDN; from the coding sequence GTGAAACTATTTGAGTATCAGGTGAAAAAAATTTTGGGAAAGTTTGGGGTTAATGTGCCTCAAGGGGAAGTGTTTTTAACTTTAGACCAGGCCCGAAACTTTATTGAAAGGATGGGGGAGGGGGTGGTAAAAGCGCAAGTGTTAACCGGGGGGCGAGGAAAAGCCGGCGGGGTAAAGCTCTTTACTACACCCGCTGAAGGGATAAGTTTAGCCCAGAATATCTTCAACATGACCATCAAAGGAGAAAAAGTAAAGGCAATTTTAATAGAAGAAAAAATTCCTATTGAGCAGGAACTATACTTATCTTTGTTTGTAGACGGTCGGATAAAAAAACCGGTCTTAATAGCATCACAGGCTGGAGGTGTGGATATTGAAGAAGTTTTAGAAGAACAAATTTTAAAACTACCTATTGATCCCTTAATTGGTCTGCGAAATTACCATGCCAATATTACCGCTCAAAAACTTGGACTGGCCGGGGATTTAGCAGAACAGTTGACCGCTTTATTAAAGAAGATGTACGAAATTTTCCAGGCTTACGAAGCGGAACTTTTGGAGATAAATCCGCTGGTGGTTTCCCGAGGCAAGCTTATCGCCGCCGATGGCAAAATGACTGTCGATGATGATGCTCGTTTTCGCTGGCCTTCGGATCTTCCTTTTAATGAAGAGAAAACGCTTCTGGAAAAGAGAGCCGAGGAAATTGGCGTATCATACGTAGAACTGGATGGGGATATAGCAGTAATGGCTAACGGAGCCGGAATAACCATGGCTACTTTAGATTTAATTGCTTATTTTGGGGGACGACCTAAAAATTTCATGGATGCCGGTGGTGGCGCTAATGCCGAGCAGATGGCAAAAGCTTTAGACCTTTTACTTTCCACTAATCCCAAAGCTATTTTAATTAATATTTTTGGTGGCATAACCCGTTGTGATGAAGTGGCGAAGGCTTACCTGACCGTAAAGAATGAGCGGGAGATTTCGGTGCCGGTGGTGATTAGGCTGGTAGGAACCAATGAAGAAATTGGAGTTTCGATGCTAAAAGAGGCCGGAGTGGAAAGCTTTTCTTCCTTGCGGGAAGCAGTAATTAAAGCGGTGGAGCTTTCCAGAGTTGGGAGGGACAATTAA
- the sucD gene encoding succinate--CoA ligase subunit alpha has product MAIIVTEETRIVVQGITGNQGRFHAGKMLEYGSKVVAGVSPGKGGTEVLGIPVFNTVVEAVRNSGANTSILFIPAPFVLEAAFEAIEAGIKTIVIITEHVPLKDALKIMSIAKAYGVTIAGPNTFGVISPGIAKVGIMPNTIYQKGPVGIVARSGTLSYQIAYELTLAGLGQSTVVGLGGDRVVGLSLAEVIEMFDQDPETEGIVLVGEIGGTAEEEAAEIIRNIKKPVVAFIAGKTAPPGKRMGHAGAIIERGRGTYQSKIDALWSAGALIAEVPWEVPVLMKSALVK; this is encoded by the coding sequence ATGGCTATTATTGTAACCGAGGAAACCAGGATTGTCGTCCAGGGGATAACAGGAAATCAGGGGCGATTTCATGCGGGCAAAATGTTGGAATATGGAAGCAAAGTAGTGGCCGGAGTAAGTCCCGGTAAAGGTGGAACGGAGGTTTTAGGCATACCGGTTTTTAATACCGTTGTGGAAGCGGTACGAAATTCCGGTGCCAATACCTCGATCTTATTTATCCCAGCCCCTTTTGTCCTGGAGGCGGCTTTTGAGGCGATAGAAGCCGGGATAAAGACGATCGTTATTATAACCGAGCATGTACCCCTAAAAGATGCTTTAAAAATAATGAGTATTGCCAAGGCGTATGGAGTTACCATTGCTGGTCCCAATACCTTTGGGGTTATTTCCCCGGGAATTGCTAAAGTAGGCATTATGCCCAACACTATTTATCAAAAAGGACCGGTAGGTATTGTGGCCCGAAGCGGCACTTTAAGTTATCAGATTGCCTATGAATTGACCCTGGCAGGGCTTGGCCAGTCAACAGTAGTTGGTTTAGGTGGCGACCGGGTAGTGGGCTTATCTCTGGCGGAAGTTATTGAAATGTTTGATCAGGACCCCGAAACCGAGGGGATTGTCCTGGTGGGTGAAATTGGGGGAACGGCCGAGGAAGAAGCGGCGGAAATAATAAGAAATATAAAAAAACCTGTAGTAGCCTTTATTGCTGGGAAAACTGCTCCGCCAGGGAAAAGGATGGGGCATGCCGGGGCAATTATCGAACGGGGGCGAGGAACCTATCAAAGCAAAATAGATGCCCTTTGGAGTGCTGGAGCTTTAATTGCCGAAGTTCCCTGGGAAGTGCCGGTATTAATGAAATCTGCTCTGGTCAAGTAG
- a CDS encoding acyl-CoA mutase large subunit family protein — MEKEEKKVVLDSGIEVKTVYGPQDFLGFDYKEKLGEPGQYPYTRGIQPNMYRGKLWTMRQYAGFGTARETNARFRYLLEQGQMGLSVAFDLPTQIGYDSDHELARGEVGKVGVAVDSLLDMEELFAGIPLDKVSTSMTINAPAAVLLAMYIAVAKKQGIDPQNLSGTIQNDILKEYVARGTYIFPPEPSMRIITDIFAFCKKEVPKWNTISISGYHIREAGSTAVQELAFTLANGIAYVEAAIKAGLTVDEFAPRLSFFFNAHLNFFEEIAKFRAARRIWAKIMKERFGAQNPKSLLLRFHTQTAGCTLTAQQPKVNLLRVAFQALMAVLGGTQSLHTNSYDEALCLPTDESALLALRTQQVIAYEIGVTDTVDPLGGSYYLESLTDALEEKVWEYLQKIDDMGGAVESVKNGFMRREIEKSSYEYQRAIEKGEKTVIGVNRFVIEEEPPRDLLRVNPEIEKVQREKLQKLRANRDNERVEKTLERIREVAQSKDNLIYPILEAVEAYATLGEICGALREVFGEYHQD; from the coding sequence ATGGAGAAGGAAGAGAAAAAAGTGGTTTTGGACTCGGGAATTGAGGTCAAAACCGTTTACGGTCCTCAGGATTTCTTGGGATTTGACTACAAGGAAAAACTCGGTGAACCGGGGCAGTATCCCTATACCCGCGGAATTCAACCCAATATGTATCGTGGTAAACTATGGACGATGCGCCAATACGCGGGTTTTGGCACTGCCCGGGAGACCAATGCCCGGTTTCGCTACCTTTTAGAGCAGGGGCAGATGGGGTTATCGGTGGCTTTTGATTTGCCGACGCAGATAGGGTACGACTCGGACCACGAATTGGCTCGGGGAGAAGTGGGCAAAGTAGGGGTGGCAGTGGATTCTCTTTTAGACATGGAGGAGCTTTTTGCGGGGATACCGTTAGATAAAGTGAGCACCAGCATGACCATCAATGCTCCGGCCGCGGTTTTATTAGCCATGTATATTGCCGTTGCCAAAAAGCAAGGGATAGACCCCCAAAATTTAAGCGGTACTATTCAAAACGATATTTTAAAAGAGTACGTGGCCCGGGGAACCTACATCTTTCCCCCGGAGCCTTCAATGCGCATTATTACTGACATTTTTGCTTTTTGTAAAAAAGAAGTACCTAAATGGAACACTATCAGTATTTCCGGCTACCACATCCGGGAAGCGGGCTCCACAGCGGTGCAGGAACTTGCCTTTACCCTTGCTAACGGCATTGCATACGTTGAAGCGGCTATTAAAGCGGGATTGACCGTGGATGAATTTGCACCCCGTTTATCCTTTTTCTTTAACGCCCACTTAAACTTTTTTGAAGAAATTGCCAAATTTCGGGCGGCTCGCAGAATTTGGGCCAAAATAATGAAAGAGCGTTTTGGTGCTCAAAATCCAAAGAGTTTACTACTACGTTTTCATACCCAAACCGCTGGCTGTACCCTTACTGCCCAGCAGCCTAAAGTAAATCTCCTCCGCGTGGCTTTCCAGGCTTTAATGGCAGTTTTAGGCGGTACCCAGTCGCTTCATACCAACAGCTACGACGAAGCCTTATGTCTTCCTACCGATGAATCAGCCCTTTTAGCCTTAAGAACTCAGCAGGTAATTGCTTATGAAATTGGAGTAACGGATACGGTTGACCCGCTGGGAGGAAGCTATTACCTGGAAAGCTTAACCGATGCTCTTGAAGAAAAAGTTTGGGAATATTTACAAAAAATTGATGATATGGGCGGAGCGGTAGAATCGGTGAAAAATGGCTTTATGCGCCGGGAAATTGAGAAAAGTAGTTACGAATACCAGCGGGCGATTGAAAAGGGTGAGAAAACGGTCATAGGAGTTAATCGCTTTGTTATTGAAGAAGAACCTCCCCGAGATTTGTTAAGGGTGAATCCAGAAATTGAAAAAGTCCAGCGAGAAAAACTACAAAAATTAAGAGCTAACCGGGATAACGAACGGGTGGAAAAAACTTTAGAGCGCATTAGAGAAGTTGCCCAAAGCAAAGATAATTTAATTTACCCCATTTTAGAAGCGGTAGAAGCTTATGCGACCTTAGGGGAAATATGCGGTGCTTTACGGGAAGTTTTTGGTGAATACCACCAGGATTAG